Proteins from one Nymphalis io chromosome 23, ilAglIoxx1.1, whole genome shotgun sequence genomic window:
- the LOC126777614 gene encoding uncharacterized protein LOC126777614 isoform X3, producing the protein MALLRVTFACALSAVFVCVGGHVALTFPPARKYDLDFLDNSRTKPPCGMPKGSIKTSFLAGSTVTVHWHLAYAHRGGFSLRILDYLERPLLDLTPRAGGSEFVRDDPTAQKYEVHLPSDFTCENCTLQLQREAGEWGANYRFWSCADIDIVTRKEYHENCSGRGFHILGRCKCHKMHSGPRCQFSDECAEDNDCGLRGKCIDTNSTESPSRTCYCPLGFYGKGCNKKAPWKDKDINLSLYSKKQLSKQFALYWRVLKEEAEMEFVMIVNGTSYAALGWRPKGLKKECKNFPVLGPPVDTPSTPAPEPLPEPEPKSEPEPSPEPKAEPEPTPEPKSEPEPSPEPKSEPEPSPEPKSEPEPTAEPKAVPEPSPEPKPEPESAPEPTFEPSPEPSSEPETSSVSENDNRNKRVAMHTLDGFDFKNLGNDVTVKTSVSYKVSSSKGRKKRATQEIEDPNVETSTTIIVHENENSPPLEPEPALEPKLKPKIKHKPFQPKSRKLNNLNVSSTIYTTKEPPAPTLEPVAVFSPETNPTSEPEPKSKQRIESLSQPNPTSEPEPNSEPEPSPEPNSEPELSPEPNSEPEPSPEPKSKSENFREPKSEPEPSPEPKSEPEPSPEPNSEAEPSSEPSSEPSPSPEPKSEPAPSPEPKSEPEPSPEPKSEPKPSPEPKSEPERSPESKSEPEPSPEPKSEPKPSPEPKSEPEPSPEPKSEPEPSPEPKSEPEPSPEPKSEPEPFSNPKPEPHAEVDSEYLLVKGFTEETGYFPSHEYVPKFDFNPMDCTDIVIGTAKGNYHRVLDYYTRDRSTPRVDTFWGGHDDISAASGFEDNGVTTIMFRKKIKAKEPSDHSFVDDMMHVIWARGQEYGHYVHSPPAGVSKGDFYRPDELKYHGHGSQRGVTAMNFFEETKTTISGGIQPLENDKCGAQWKFPSDCDVKNNTCEYVASWEYLGLKRGKDSIKFTITTKNVKFWTGIGFSNNKKMPQSDAVVGWVDARSGRAAVLDAWLAGYAAPRADERQHAARAAGELRDGRATYSFVRARDTGDPKDLAFTNEQCLYMMFVTHGGGFDPVSKRTSKHMKTPYVTEERVCIKPCGPEPDEEEQTTETVLPGTKTYTLLLKITGLADNFRPPAVGSPDFEDLAQKVSTNLAQELSRTKGYQGLTVNGFMQNETKAIIAELTLKSIDTNSIETGRSLDDVPLALNETEREEDKDKWERAIRDTLAVGLVGNLKVDPEFLVLESVNSRAPPPARPPAPARWPAGRVWLVAASVAALVALALLQAACTLARATPHDQLIPNTAWKDYTSANTNYAFEPFENDDKYNSTSTRSPTRPTSPPPPRPGSTHKMTPKAQKMPPNGHSMSNNRHDLSNNRHEMSTSRHDLSNSRHDLTGSRHDIANGRHDGASNGHKVATNGHKMAPNGHHVPANGYSTGGRSRTPTGSSKQFSPSAQYYHDTRSLQRPRSQYGPGAGPLSLPRRDATPDFYFMPSQRKHEDF; encoded by the exons ATGGCGCTGTTACGTGTGACATTCGCGTGTGCGTTAAGTGCTGTTTTTGTGTGTGTGGGTGGGCACGTAGCATTGACCTTCCCGCCTGCGAGAAAGTATGACTTGGACTTTTTGGACAATTCTAGAACGAAACCGCCATGTGGAATGCCTAAAG gtTCAATAAAGACATCATTTTTAGCTGGTTCAACTGTAACTGTTCATTGGCATTTAGCATACGCACACCGA ggaGGATTTAGTTTGAGGATATTGGACTATCTAGAAAGACCTTTATTAGATTTGACACCAAGGGCTGGTGGCTCAGAGTTTGTACGAGATGATCCAAC GGCGCAAAAGTATGAAGTCCACTTACCAAGTGACTTCACGTGTGAGAACTGCACCTTACAATTGCAAAGGGAAGCCGGCGAGTGGGGCGCCAACTATAGATTTTGGTCCTGCGCTGACATCGATATCGTAACGC GTAAGGAATACCACGAGAACTGTTCGGGTAGAGGTTTCCACATCCTGGGCCGCTGCAAGTGCCACAAGATGCACAGCGGGCCGCGCTGCCAGTTCTCGGACGAGTGCGCCGAGGACAACGACTGCGGGCTCCGGGGAAAGTGCATCGATACGAACTCCACCGAGTCGCCCAGTAGGACGTGCTACTGCCCTCTCGGATTTTATGGAAAAGGGTGTAACAAAA AGGCACCTTGGAAGGACAAGGATATCAATCTCTCGTTATATAGTAAGAAACAATTATCGAAGCAGTTCGCTTTGTACTGGCGTGTTCTGAAGGAAGAAGCTGAGATGGAGTTCGTTATGATTGTCAACGGGACGTCTTATGCCG CTCTCGGTTGGAGACCAAAAGGTCTGAAAAAGGAATGCAAAAACTTCCCAGTTCTTGGTCCACCTGTGGACACTC CTAGCACACCAGCACCAGAGCCTTTACCAGAGCCCGAACCGAAATCTGAGCCGGAACCATCCCCCGAACCAAAGGCTGAACCAGAACCGACACCAGAACCCAAATCTGAGCCGGAGCCATCTCCTGAGCCAAAATCCGAACCTGAGCCATCTCCTGAGCCAAAATCCGAACCTGAACCGACAGCTGAACCAAAAGCAGTACCCGAGCCATCTCCTGAGCCAAAACCAGAACCGGAATCTGCCCCTGAGCCAACATTTGAACCAAGCCCGGAGCCAAGTTCTGAACCAGAAACTTCAAGTGTATCTGAGAACGATAATAGAAACAAAAGAGTAGCAATGCATACTTTAGAcggatttgattttaaaaacctTGGTAACGATGTTACGGTGAAAACTAGCGTGTCGTATAAAGTGTCGAGTTCTAAAG GTCGAAAGAAACGTGCCACCCAGGAAATAGAGGATCCAA ATGTGGAAACATCGACCACTATTATAGTCCATGAAAACGAAAACTCCCCTCCCCTCGAACCAGAACCAGCATTAGAACCAAAGTTAAAgccaaaaattaaacataagccCTTCCAACCAAAGTCtaggaaattaaataatttgaacgtTAGTTCCACTATTTATACGACTAAAGAACCCCCAGCCCCTACTTTAGAACCTGTGGCTGTATTTAGTCCAGAAACGAACCCGACTTCCGAACCCGAACCGAAATCTAAACAAAGAATAGAATCTTTATCTCAACCCAATCCCACCTCTGAACCTGAGCCTAATTCTGAGCCAGAACCATCCCCTGAGCCTAATTCTGAGCCAGAACTATCCCCTGAGCCAAATTCTGAGCCTGAACCTTCTCCTGAGCCTAAATCTAAATCTGAAAATTTCCGCGAGCCCAAATCTGAGCCTGAGCCTTCCCCTGAACCTAAGTCTGAGCCTGAACCTTCCCCAGAACCTAACTCTGAGGCTGAGCCTTCTTCTGAACCTTCATCTGAGCCAAGTCCGTCGCCTGAGCCTAAATCGGAGCCCGCTCCTTCTCCTGAACCTAAATCTGAGCCAGAACCGTCACCTGAACCGAAATCTGAGCCAAAACCGTCACCTGAACCAAAATCTGAGCCAGAACGGTCACCTGAATCTAAATCTGAACCAGAACCCTCTCCCGAACCTAAATCTGAACCAAAACCCTCTCCCGAACCTAAATCTGAACCAGAACCCTCTCCCGAACCTAAATCTGAACCAGAACCCTCTCCCGAACCTAAATCTGAACCAGAACCATCACCTGAACCTAAATCTGAGCCAGAACCTTTTTCTAATCCTAAACCTGAACCCCATGCAGAAGTGGATTCAGAATATCTGCTAGTGAAGGGATTTACCGAAGAAACAG gttATTTCCCCTCACACGAATACGTTCCAAAATTCGACTTCAACCCAATGGATTGCACGGATATAGTTATTGGTACGGCTAAAGGGAACTACCACAGGGTACTGGACTATTACACACGAGACAG ATCAACACCGAGAGTAGACACTTTTTGGGGTGGACATGATGACATTTCAGCGGCATCAGGATTTGAGGATAACGGCGTCACGACAATCATGTTCAGAAAGAAAATTAAG GCTAAAGAACCATCAGACCATTCGTTCGTTGACGATATGATGCACGTGATATGGGCTAGAGGTCAGGAATATGGCCACTACGTACACTCTCCTCCCGCTGGTGTATCGAAGGGTGATTTCTATCGTCCTGATGAGCTGAAGTACCACGGACACGGATCCCAGAGGGGTGTAACTGCTATGAATTTCTTTG AAGAAACAAAAACAACAATCTCTGGTGGAATTCAACCGTTAGAAAACGATAAATGCGGTGCTCAGTGGAAATTCCCTTCCGATTGTGACGTCAAGAATAACACTTGTGAATACGTCGCTTCCTGGGAGTACTTGGGTCTGAAGAGGGGGAAGGATTCGATTAAGTTCACCATAACGACCAAAAACGTTAAATTCTGGACCGGCATCGGTTTtagcaataacaaaaaaatg CCGCAGTCGGACGCGGTCGTCGGCTGGGTGGACGCGCGCAGCGGGCGCGCCGCCGTGCTGGACGCGTGGCTGGCGGGGTacgccgcgccgcgcgccgaCGAGCGCCAGCACGCCGCGCGCGCGGCTGGCGAGCTGCGCGACGGCCGCGCCACCTACAGCTTCGTGCGCGCGCGGGACACCGGCGACCCCAAG GATCTAGCCTTCACGAACGAGCAATGCCTGTACATGATGTTCGTGACCCACGGGGGCGGGTTCGATCCCGTCAGCAAGAGAACCAGCAAGCACATGAAGACTCCCTACGTAACTGAGGAGCGGGTGTGCATCAAGCCCTGTGGTCCCG aGCCAGACGAAGAAGAACAAACAACAGAAACAGTATTACCTGGCACCAAGACTTACACCCTCCTCCTTAAGATCACTGGACTTGCCGATAACTTCCGGCCTCCTGCAGTTGGAAGTCCCGACTTTGAAGATTTGGCGCAGAAAGTTTCCACTAACCTGGCCCAGGAGCTGAGCAGAACTAAGGGCTATCAGGGGTTGACTGTGAACGGATTTATGCA aaaCGAAACTAAAGCAATAATCGCGGAACTGACTCTGAAGTCGATCGACACGAACTCCATCGAGACGGGTCGGTCGCTGGACGACGTCCCGCTCGCACTCAACGAGACCGAGCGAGAGGAAGACAAGGACAAATGGGAGCGCGCCATCAGAGACACGCTGGCGGTCGGCCTCGTCGGCAACTTGAAAGTGGATCCCGAATTTTTGGTCCTAGAATCGGTGAACA GCCGCGCCCCCCCGCCCGCGCGCCCCCCCGCGCCGGCGCGCTGGCCCGCGGGCCGCGTGTGGCTCGTGGCGGCCAGCGTGGCCGCGCTCGTGGCGCTCGCGCTGCTGCAGGCCGCCTGCACTCTGGCGCGCGCGACACCCCAC GATCAATTAATTCCCAACACGGCGTGGAAGGACTACACGTCGGCGAACACCAACTACGCATTCGAGCCCTTCGAGAACGACGACAAGTACAACAGTACTTCTACCAGGTCCCCCACCAGACCCACGAGCCCCCCACCTCCGAGACCCGGCAGCACGCACAAAATGACACCGAAAGCACAAAAAATGCCTCCCAACGGTCACAGCATGAGCAACAACCGACACGACTTGAGCAACAACCGACACGAGATGTCCACCAGCCGACACGACTTGAGCAATAGCCGACACGACCTGACCGGAAGTCGACACGACATAGCTAACGGCCGGCACGACGGGGCCAGCAACGGCCACAAGGTGGCTACCAACGGGCACAAGATGGCCCCGAACGGTCACCACGTGCCAGCCAACGGCTACTCGACGGGGGGGAGGAGCCGCACCCCGACGGGCTCGTCGAAGCAGTTCTCCCCCAGCGCGCAGTACTACCACGACACTCGCTCGCTGCAGCGCCCGCGCAGCCAGTACGG gCCGGGCGCGGGGCCGCTGTCGCTGCCGCGGCGCGACGCGACGCCCGACTTCTACTTCATGCCGTCGCAGCGCAAACACGAAG ATTTCTGA
- the LOC126777614 gene encoding uncharacterized protein LOC126777614 isoform X5: MALLRVTFACALSAVFVCVGGHVALTFPPARKYDLDFLDNSRTKPPCGMPKGSIKTSFLAGSTVTVHWHLAYAHRGGFSLRILDYLERPLLDLTPRAGGSEFVRDDPTAQKYEVHLPSDFTCENCTLQLQREAGEWGANYRFWSCADIDIVTRKEYHENCSGRGFHILGRCKCHKMHSGPRCQFSDECAEDNDCGLRGKCIDTNSTESPSRTCYCPLGFYGKGCNKKAPWKDKDINLSLYSKKQLSKQFALYWRVLKEEAEMEFVMIVNGTSYAALGWRPKGLKKECKNFPVLGPPVDTPSTPAPEPLPEPEPKSEPEPSPEPKAEPEPTPEPKSEPEPSPEPKSEPEPSPEPKSEPEPTAEPKAVPEPSPEPKPEPESAPEPTFEPSPEPSSEPETSSVSENDNRNKRVAMHTLDGFDFKNLGNDVTVKTSVSYKVSSSKGRKKRATQEIEDPSYFPSHEYVPKFDFNPMDCTDIVIGTAKGNYHRVLDYYTRDRSTPRVDTFWGGHDDISAASGFEDNGVTTIMFRKKIKAKEPSDHSFVDDMMHVIWARGQEYGHYVHSPPAGVSKGDFYRPDELKYHGHGSQRGVTAMNFFEETKTTISGGIQPLENDKCGAQWKFPSDCDVKNNTCEYVASWEYLGLKRGKDSIKFTITTKNVKFWTGIGFSNNKKMPQSDAVVGWVDARSGRAAVLDAWLAGYAAPRADERQHAARAAGELRDGRATYSFVRARDTGDPKDLAFTNEQCLYMMFVTHGGGFDPVSKRTSKHMKTPYVTEERVCIKPCGPEPDEEEQTTETVLPGTKTYTLLLKITGLADNFRPPAVGSPDFEDLAQKVSTNLAQELSRTKGYQGLTVNGFMQNETKAIIAELTLKSIDTNSIETGRSLDDVPLALNETEREEDKDKWERAIRDTLAVGLVGNLKVDPEFLVLESVNSRAPPPARPPAPARWPAGRVWLVAASVAALVALALLQAACTLARATPHDQLIPNTAWKDYTSANTNYAFEPFENDDKYNSTSTRSPTRPTSPPPPRPGSTHKMTPKAQKMPPNGHSMSNNRHDLSNNRHEMSTSRHDLSNSRHDLTGSRHDIANGRHDGASNGHKVATNGHKMAPNGHHVPANGYSTGGRSRTPTGSSKQFSPSAQYYHDTRSLQRPRSQYGPGAGPLSLPRRDATPDFYFMPSQRKHEGERVAVYVRNPPPPHGH, translated from the exons ATGGCGCTGTTACGTGTGACATTCGCGTGTGCGTTAAGTGCTGTTTTTGTGTGTGTGGGTGGGCACGTAGCATTGACCTTCCCGCCTGCGAGAAAGTATGACTTGGACTTTTTGGACAATTCTAGAACGAAACCGCCATGTGGAATGCCTAAAG gtTCAATAAAGACATCATTTTTAGCTGGTTCAACTGTAACTGTTCATTGGCATTTAGCATACGCACACCGA ggaGGATTTAGTTTGAGGATATTGGACTATCTAGAAAGACCTTTATTAGATTTGACACCAAGGGCTGGTGGCTCAGAGTTTGTACGAGATGATCCAAC GGCGCAAAAGTATGAAGTCCACTTACCAAGTGACTTCACGTGTGAGAACTGCACCTTACAATTGCAAAGGGAAGCCGGCGAGTGGGGCGCCAACTATAGATTTTGGTCCTGCGCTGACATCGATATCGTAACGC GTAAGGAATACCACGAGAACTGTTCGGGTAGAGGTTTCCACATCCTGGGCCGCTGCAAGTGCCACAAGATGCACAGCGGGCCGCGCTGCCAGTTCTCGGACGAGTGCGCCGAGGACAACGACTGCGGGCTCCGGGGAAAGTGCATCGATACGAACTCCACCGAGTCGCCCAGTAGGACGTGCTACTGCCCTCTCGGATTTTATGGAAAAGGGTGTAACAAAA AGGCACCTTGGAAGGACAAGGATATCAATCTCTCGTTATATAGTAAGAAACAATTATCGAAGCAGTTCGCTTTGTACTGGCGTGTTCTGAAGGAAGAAGCTGAGATGGAGTTCGTTATGATTGTCAACGGGACGTCTTATGCCG CTCTCGGTTGGAGACCAAAAGGTCTGAAAAAGGAATGCAAAAACTTCCCAGTTCTTGGTCCACCTGTGGACACTC CTAGCACACCAGCACCAGAGCCTTTACCAGAGCCCGAACCGAAATCTGAGCCGGAACCATCCCCCGAACCAAAGGCTGAACCAGAACCGACACCAGAACCCAAATCTGAGCCGGAGCCATCTCCTGAGCCAAAATCCGAACCTGAGCCATCTCCTGAGCCAAAATCCGAACCTGAACCGACAGCTGAACCAAAAGCAGTACCCGAGCCATCTCCTGAGCCAAAACCAGAACCGGAATCTGCCCCTGAGCCAACATTTGAACCAAGCCCGGAGCCAAGTTCTGAACCAGAAACTTCAAGTGTATCTGAGAACGATAATAGAAACAAAAGAGTAGCAATGCATACTTTAGAcggatttgattttaaaaacctTGGTAACGATGTTACGGTGAAAACTAGCGTGTCGTATAAAGTGTCGAGTTCTAAAG GTCGAAAGAAACGTGCCACCCAGGAAATAGAGGATCCAA gttATTTCCCCTCACACGAATACGTTCCAAAATTCGACTTCAACCCAATGGATTGCACGGATATAGTTATTGGTACGGCTAAAGGGAACTACCACAGGGTACTGGACTATTACACACGAGACAG ATCAACACCGAGAGTAGACACTTTTTGGGGTGGACATGATGACATTTCAGCGGCATCAGGATTTGAGGATAACGGCGTCACGACAATCATGTTCAGAAAGAAAATTAAG GCTAAAGAACCATCAGACCATTCGTTCGTTGACGATATGATGCACGTGATATGGGCTAGAGGTCAGGAATATGGCCACTACGTACACTCTCCTCCCGCTGGTGTATCGAAGGGTGATTTCTATCGTCCTGATGAGCTGAAGTACCACGGACACGGATCCCAGAGGGGTGTAACTGCTATGAATTTCTTTG AAGAAACAAAAACAACAATCTCTGGTGGAATTCAACCGTTAGAAAACGATAAATGCGGTGCTCAGTGGAAATTCCCTTCCGATTGTGACGTCAAGAATAACACTTGTGAATACGTCGCTTCCTGGGAGTACTTGGGTCTGAAGAGGGGGAAGGATTCGATTAAGTTCACCATAACGACCAAAAACGTTAAATTCTGGACCGGCATCGGTTTtagcaataacaaaaaaatg CCGCAGTCGGACGCGGTCGTCGGCTGGGTGGACGCGCGCAGCGGGCGCGCCGCCGTGCTGGACGCGTGGCTGGCGGGGTacgccgcgccgcgcgccgaCGAGCGCCAGCACGCCGCGCGCGCGGCTGGCGAGCTGCGCGACGGCCGCGCCACCTACAGCTTCGTGCGCGCGCGGGACACCGGCGACCCCAAG GATCTAGCCTTCACGAACGAGCAATGCCTGTACATGATGTTCGTGACCCACGGGGGCGGGTTCGATCCCGTCAGCAAGAGAACCAGCAAGCACATGAAGACTCCCTACGTAACTGAGGAGCGGGTGTGCATCAAGCCCTGTGGTCCCG aGCCAGACGAAGAAGAACAAACAACAGAAACAGTATTACCTGGCACCAAGACTTACACCCTCCTCCTTAAGATCACTGGACTTGCCGATAACTTCCGGCCTCCTGCAGTTGGAAGTCCCGACTTTGAAGATTTGGCGCAGAAAGTTTCCACTAACCTGGCCCAGGAGCTGAGCAGAACTAAGGGCTATCAGGGGTTGACTGTGAACGGATTTATGCA aaaCGAAACTAAAGCAATAATCGCGGAACTGACTCTGAAGTCGATCGACACGAACTCCATCGAGACGGGTCGGTCGCTGGACGACGTCCCGCTCGCACTCAACGAGACCGAGCGAGAGGAAGACAAGGACAAATGGGAGCGCGCCATCAGAGACACGCTGGCGGTCGGCCTCGTCGGCAACTTGAAAGTGGATCCCGAATTTTTGGTCCTAGAATCGGTGAACA GCCGCGCCCCCCCGCCCGCGCGCCCCCCCGCGCCGGCGCGCTGGCCCGCGGGCCGCGTGTGGCTCGTGGCGGCCAGCGTGGCCGCGCTCGTGGCGCTCGCGCTGCTGCAGGCCGCCTGCACTCTGGCGCGCGCGACACCCCAC GATCAATTAATTCCCAACACGGCGTGGAAGGACTACACGTCGGCGAACACCAACTACGCATTCGAGCCCTTCGAGAACGACGACAAGTACAACAGTACTTCTACCAGGTCCCCCACCAGACCCACGAGCCCCCCACCTCCGAGACCCGGCAGCACGCACAAAATGACACCGAAAGCACAAAAAATGCCTCCCAACGGTCACAGCATGAGCAACAACCGACACGACTTGAGCAACAACCGACACGAGATGTCCACCAGCCGACACGACTTGAGCAATAGCCGACACGACCTGACCGGAAGTCGACACGACATAGCTAACGGCCGGCACGACGGGGCCAGCAACGGCCACAAGGTGGCTACCAACGGGCACAAGATGGCCCCGAACGGTCACCACGTGCCAGCCAACGGCTACTCGACGGGGGGGAGGAGCCGCACCCCGACGGGCTCGTCGAAGCAGTTCTCCCCCAGCGCGCAGTACTACCACGACACTCGCTCGCTGCAGCGCCCGCGCAGCCAGTACGG gCCGGGCGCGGGGCCGCTGTCGCTGCCGCGGCGCGACGCGACGCCCGACTTCTACTTCATGCCGTCGCAGCGCAAACACGAAGGTGAGCGCGTCGCCGTCTACGTGCGGAACCCCCCGCCCCCGCACGGACACTGA